The DNA region GTAATTACGCACATTCCTTCTTCGACTTGTTCCACGCTAAAGAGAGACTAATTTCAATTGTGCTCCACTTTATGTCTCCGAATACACTAAACACACTGCTCACAAAATGGACGATTACTTCAAACACTGTAGCGGGcatggaaaataaatttcaatcagtTTTCTTCGCGCCATACACCACATTTACTAATCTTGACTGCAACGCCTTTCAAAGTCGAGCTCTTATCATGAagggaaaaaagtgttgaaaccttatcaatttttaacttttctaGCTCTTCACATGACTCTTcggttttttttctcgtttcgcGCGAACAAAAATCGATTTATTTTAAGGCACTAATTTTTCACAGCCACATCGGCACTCGTTTGAATTGTTTTACTTCTGTACGAATCGCTCAGTTGTCACGCTTCAGCAAACGCCTCGCAGCTTTGATCAGAGGTGTTAAAGTTCGCAGCTCCATGCAGTCCTGCAGGAAGGGATGGTTGAGTAGATCGTCGGCCGATGCCCGCTGGTCCACCTCCACCTGCAAGCAGCAGTCGAGAAAATCTTTCAGGTTGTCCGACAGCTTGTCCCAGCTTTTGATGTCGGGACGCCCGTTCGCAGCGATCAGATAAAGAGCACGCAGCGGTGCCTGGTTCAGATACGGCGGCTGCCCTTCGATCATTTCGATTGCCATGATGCCCAACGACCAGATGTCCACCTTTTTGCCGTACTGCTTACGTGTCACAACCTCGGGTGCCATCCAGTACGGAGTGCCCACCATGGTTTGCCGTTTTTCATCTCCCTCGATGTTGGCACAGAAGCCAAAGTCGGTGACCTTTACCGACCCGTCCATGCCTAGCAGCACGTTGTCCGACTTGATGTCCCGATGAATGATGCCCTTGGAGTGCAGGAAGCTGATGGCCTGCAGAACCTCTCGGCAAACGGCCGCAATCTGACGATCCTTCATCACCGTTTCGGTGACCACGTCCGTTAGCGGTCCACCGTCCATGTACTCCAGGATAACCCACAGGTGATCTTCCGCTTCCAGGTAATAGGCCTCGAGGAAGTTGACCAAGTTTTTATTGTTAAAGTCCATCAGTACATTAATCTCGTTTAGGATGGATTCTTTGGACGATTGATTTTTCATATCGATGGTTTTGATTGCCACCTTTTGATTCGTTTGACGATCGACGGCAATGAACACTACCCCGGAAGCACCTTTGCCCACTTCGACTGTTTTCTCGTATCTTTCGAGAGGATCGCTCATGTTGCAAATCCGCTTCAGCTCCTTGTAGACCTGTTCATCGCTCTTCGGTACCCGTGCGTTCGGTTCCTTAGGCCTCAGTATGAGCTCTTCGCCGTCTAAATCAACCTTATTCACCAAATCATACGCACTCTTGTGACTGTCCAAGGCAGCATCGTTGTTGTGTATAATCATCGTGTCCTTATTGCCACTCTGGTACAGGTTTAGGTTTTCAACACCCTTGCACAGTTTACTGGGGTAATTTTTAGGTTTAGGCATGATTTGTGGCTTCGGAGGCAAGGTCATTGACTTTTTCGGCAGTGGAGGCGGCGGCGGAGACACCTCGGCAAAGTTTTCCTCCAGGGAATCTTCGCTTTTGTGCGCATTTTTCATGTCCAGAAACTGGTCGATCGATTCCGTTTCTTCGTGGATGGCATCCTCGGTGATGAATGGTTTGAACGGTTCTGCCTGCTCCTTTTTCTTGATTGAGTAGTTGTAAAACTTGACTGCCTGGTAGGCAGCTTCCGGATTCTTGCTCTGCTCGTCGTGTGTGATGGACGCGTCCATGAGCCGAATCCATGCCTTCGGCAGACCCTCCAGATCGCCCGTGAGATGGTTTTTGCTGACATGAATACCGTGCACCACATTTGTGGGCAGGCCAATCTCGGATATTTTGTTACGGTCATTTTCTTTGGCACTCTTCCGGCCAAACAAGCTTTTCATCATCGTGATAGATTTGTCTTGCTCAACGTCGtgataggaaaaaaaaatccagaacctGCAGCAGCACGTACTAAACAATCACCAAGGAGTTCAGAAAACCGATTCCGATTCGTTCACAAGTAACAATGGGCGCAGGAGTGGCTCTGATATTCTTCTTCTTTCCTTCAAGGTTTCTTCTAGCAGCGCCGTGGTGAGCCAGACTTCCGTATCTTTGGCTGCGATTTGCGGAGGCACGAACGTTGGCACATATTCAAACAGTCAACTATTGTCACCCGACGGTACTGGGCTCGCTTTGTTGTGCACAACTAGTCCGATTAGGCCGCAAGGACGAGCCGAAAACAGTAATTTATTTCCAGACACAAGGATACTCCAGACTGGCACTCGCTCTTTGAATGAATGACGAATCGCCAGCAGCACCACACGACTTGGTGTACGCACGAATACCACCAGAAAAACGAGCCACTTGGATGTAGTAAGCTCGTTCACGCACACTTTTCTGGCTAGTTGTGAAGTTTTGCGATGTTTTCCATGCCTTTTTGACAGCTGGAGGACGTCCCTCGACATGGAAGAATGATTTTGGTGAAAGACTGGCGAATGAATGAATATCGAAAGAATTTATCCATGAAACTTGTTAATTTGTGGTAACTTTTGATAAGTTGTACTCCAGTTTTTTATAATCTTTGTTTAACCATATTCTGCACGgctatttcttaatttaatgttaacatgttaaggtaaACACATTCCATAGGTATGaaaaggtccagtttgtgataCACACATCTTCCCTATActcagcaatcgaatccagaagagaaGAGATCACCCGTTGCGTTGATCCGAGCCTGGATTcaaaccccgatctaccgcttacaagGCGGTACCACTAAgttacgtggctcggtcatagTCAGTTGTAAGAACTGCTGTATATAACTTGatactacagtccagactccagCCCAGATTAGCAATGTTTTGGCATTTCATACAATTGCCCTTACAAAGTGTGTACAACTATACGTAAGCGAAAggttggaaaaaaatcactcgAATCAGACATTTTTTGGTG from Culex quinquefasciatus strain JHB chromosome 3, VPISU_Cqui_1.0_pri_paternal, whole genome shotgun sequence includes:
- the LOC6037558 gene encoding serine/threonine-protein kinase PAK 1 — protein: MMKSLFGRKSAKENDRNKISEIGLPTNVVHGIHVSKNHLTGDLEGLPKAWIRLMDASITHDEQSKNPEAAYQAVKFYNYSIKKKEQAEPFKPFITEDAIHEETESIDQFLDMKNAHKSEDSLEENFAEVSPPPPPLPKKSMTLPPKPQIMPKPKNYPSKLCKGVENLNLYQSGNKDTMIIHNNDAALDSHKSAYDLVNKVDLDGEELILRPKEPNARVPKSDEQVYKELKRICNMSDPLERYEKTVEVGKGASGVVFIAVDRQTNQKVAIKTIDMKNQSSKESILNEINVLMDFNNKNLVNFLEAYYLEAEDHLWVILEYMDGGPLTDVVTETVMKDRQIAAVCREVLQAISFLHSKGIIHRDIKSDNVLLGMDGSVKVTDFGFCANIEGDEKRQTMVGTPYWMAPEVVTRKQYGKKVDIWSLGIMAIEMIEGQPPYLNQAPLRALYLIAANGRPDIKSWDKLSDNLKDFLDCCLQVEVDQRASADDLLNHPFLQDCMELRTLTPLIKAARRLLKRDN